Proteins from one Fragaria vesca subsp. vesca linkage group LG6, FraVesHawaii_1.0, whole genome shotgun sequence genomic window:
- the LOC101307999 gene encoding GDSL esterase/lipase At1g09390-like codes for MAFSLSISALLLLFLLSFSVTSLQQPTNGGPVIFNFGDSNSDTGGLIAGLGYTINPPYGRTYFHRSTGRMSDGRLIIDFLCQSLNTSLLAPYLDSLSGSKFTNGANFAIVGSSTFPKRIPFSLSIQVMQFLHFKATAGAKDLIDEEGFRKALYMIDIGQNDLAQLFSKNLSLTQITKKIPPITTEIKNAVKTLYDQGGRNFWIHNTGPLGCLPQKLSSVQQRDMDTYGCLSTYNAAARLFNVGLRHTCDEMRFELKDVKVVYVDVYAIKYDLIANSTKYGFTSPLMACCGNGGPPYNYNMRLTCGYPGSQVCKDTSQFISWDGIHYTEAANTIVASKILSTDYSIPPIPFDFFVRS; via the exons ATGGCCTTCTCTCTCTCCATCTCCGCCCTATTGCTTCTCTTTCTCCTCTCCTTCTCCGTCACCAGCCTGCAGCAACCTACCAATGGAGGCCCCGTCATCTTCAACTTCGGCGACTCCAACTCCGACACCGGCGGACTCATCGCCGGACTCGGCTACACCATCAACCCCCCTTACGGCCGCACCTACTTCCATCGATCCACCGGCCGCATGTCCGACGGTCGCCTCATCATCGACTTCCTCT GCCAAAGTTTGAACACTAGCCTATTGGCTCCTTACCTAGACTCTTTATCAGGGTCTAAGTTCACAAATGGGGCGAACTTTGCAATAGTTGGGTCGTCTACCTTCCCTAAACGCATCCCTTTCTCTTTGAGCATCCAAGTCATGCAGTTCCTTCATTTCAAAGCCACTGCAG GCGCAAAAGACTTGATAGATGAAGAAGGTTTTCGGAAAGCACTCTACATGATTGACATTGGACAAAATGACCTTGCTCAGTTGTTTTCCAAAAATCTGTCATTAACACAAATAACAAAGAAAATCCCACCCATCACTACTGAAATCAAGAACGCTGTTAAG ACTTTATATGATCAAGGCGGGCGTAATTTTTGGATACACAACACTGGGCCATTGGGTTGTCTCCCTCAGAAACTTTCTTCAGTCCAGCAGAGGGACATGGATACATATGGATGCCTCTCAACTTACAATGCGGCTGCAAGATTGTTCAATGTAGGATTGCGCCATACATGCGATGAGATGAGGTTTGAGCTGAAGGATGTCAAAGTAGTATATGTAGATGTATATGCCATCAAGTATGACCTCATTGCTAACTCCACCAAATACG GTTTCACTAGTCCTCTAATGGCATGCTGTGGAAACGGAGGTCCTCCATACAACTACAACATGAGGCTGACATGCGGCTATCCCGGTTCTCAGGTTTGCAAGGATACATCCCAATTCATAAGTTGGGATGGGATTCACTACACTGAAGCTGCAAACACCATTGTAGCCTCAAAGATACTATCGACAGATTATTCTATACCGCCGATTCCGTTTGATTTCTTTGTTCGTAGTTAG
- the LOC101292619 gene encoding uncharacterized protein LOC101292619 → MEVLRSSEFLESLDLSVVPNPVERPPRASTIIPRECGPDLSEFIFPPQEPCLIDYVSLFCDGSPINGAIPGTCIICSLVDEHGEFECPYQSFIPKNATVSSCDIVCKVCDQLFSGRCSNQDGGRAKIRLCHNCMMFGDHWASQCPKEDRAVGIVDGLYFSDEISS, encoded by the exons ATGGAGGTGTTGAGGTCATCGGAATTCCTCGAAAGCCTGGACCTGTCCGTCGTCCCCAATCCTGTTGAGCGTCCTCCTCGCGCTTCTACAATCATCCCCCGTGAATGTGGTCCTGATCTTTCGGAAT TTATTTTTCCTCCTCAGGAACCATGTCTCATAGATTATGTGTCACTTTTTTGCGATGGTTCACCCATTAATGGCGCAATTCCTG GTACATGTATAATTTGTTCCTTGGTTGATGAACATGGTGAATTCGAATGCCCGTACCAGAGTTTTATCCCAAAGAATGCAACTGTTAGCAGCTGTGACATAGTCTGTAAGGTTTGTGATCAGTTGTTTTCAGGGCGATGCAGTAATCAAGATGGTGGACGTGCTAAAATCAGGTTATGTCATAATTGCATGATGTTTGGTGACCACTGGGCATCTCAGTGCCCCAAGGAGGACAGGGCTGTTGGAATTGTCGACGGTCTGTATTTCTCTGACGAAATCAGCAGTTAA